A part of Aegilops tauschii subsp. strangulata cultivar AL8/78 chromosome 2, Aet v6.0, whole genome shotgun sequence genomic DNA contains:
- the LOC109748208 gene encoding flowering-promoting factor 1-like protein 4: protein MTGVWVFEDGIVRRADNEAPGRGGGSGARPGKVLVHVPSGEVVTTYDVLERRLRELGWERYLNDSCLLQFHQRSTVHLISVPRDFARLKLVHMYDVVVKTRNVFEVRDA from the coding sequence ATGACTGGCGTGTGGGTATTCGAGGACGGGATCGTGAGGCGGGCGGACAACGAGGCGCccggccgcggcggcgggagcGGGGCGCGGCCGGGCAAAGTGCTGGTGCATGTGCCGAGCGGCGAGGTGGTGACCACGTACGACGTCCTGGAGCGGCGGCTGCGGGAGCTAGGGTGGGAGCGCTACCTCAACGACTCGTGCCTGCTCCAGTTCCACCAGCGCTCCACCGTGCACCTCATCTCCGTCCCGCGAGACTTCGCCCGCCTCAAGCTCGTCCACATGTACGACGTCGTCGTCAAGACGCGCAACGTCTTCGAGGTTCGCGACGCGTGA